A DNA window from Siniperca chuatsi isolate FFG_IHB_CAS linkage group LG6, ASM2008510v1, whole genome shotgun sequence contains the following coding sequences:
- the LOC122877855 gene encoding survival motor neuron protein-like isoform X4: MTAMAELAGNTALHGAAEPEKPEAVADETSLIEAFELTLDISQDVELPECAASEETDSREQQEDGQQDDRQQEDGQTSPPVPESGSKWVVGAQCRAVWSEDGRAYPATVASLDGERCRVRFDGYGNEEDVELSALRSPDASLQTQRQNSQDWKPGSRCRAVYSEDGLVYPAVVLWVKGQRCGVRFDNYNNEEEQDVGSLLNPDELRGPSRAAAAKGSSRTSSVTSSEENQRERGAARRSAWRDDEHNSSWGPVSFIPPPPPPPPLWTFGGKESGSSPAINATSSMLMLWYMCGFHTGSFMSQRGLWDELGRSSFLFHSALLHLFEYF, from the exons ATGACAGCCATGGCGGAACTGGCGGGAAACACTGCTCTCCACGGCGCTGCGGAACCG GAGAAGCCCGAGGCCGTTGCAGACGAAACTTCTCTCATAGAAGCTTTTGAACTCACTTTGGACATTTCACAG gatgTTGAACTGCCAGAATGTGCAGCctcagaggagacagacagcagagagcagcaggaggacGGACAGCAGGACgacagacagcaggaggacGGACAGACGTCTCCACCTGTACCTGAATCCGGGTCAAAG tgGGTGGTGGGTGCTCAGTGTCGGGCGGTGTGGTCGGAGGACGGGCGGGCGTACCCGGCGACGGTGGCGTCTCTGGACGGAGAGCGCTGCAGAGTCCGTTTCGACGGCTACGGCAACGAGGAGGACGTGGAACTGAGCGCGCTCCGAAGTCCAGATGCTAGTctgcaaacacagagacagaactCCCAG gactgGAAACCTGGTTCTCGGTGTCGGGCCGTGTACTCGGAGGACGGTCTGGTTTATCCGGCTGTCGTTCtgtgggtcaaaggtcagcgcTGCGGCGTTCGCTTCGACAACTACAACAACGAGGAGGAGCAGGACGTCGGCAGCCTGCTGAACCCCGACGAGCTCCGCGGACCCAGCAGAGCCGCTGCAGCCAAG GGCAGCAGCCGGACGTCCAGTGTAACCAGCAGTGAGGAGAACCAGCGGGAGAGAGGAGCGGCGAGGAGGTCGGCGTGGAGAGATGATGAGCACAACTCCTCCTGG GGCCCTGTGTCcttcatccctcctcctcctcctcctcctcctctctggacGTTTGGTGGGAAAGAGTCCGGCAGCTCTCCGGCCATCAACGCCACCTCCAGCATGTTGATGCTCTGGTACATGTGTGGCTTCCACACCGGCAGCTTCATG AGCCAGAGAGGATTATGGGACGAGCTGGGACgatcctcttttctttttcacagtgcacttttacatttgtttgaatatttttaa
- the LOC122877855 gene encoding survival motor neuron protein-like isoform X2, whose protein sequence is MTAMAELAGNTALHGAAEPEKPEAVADETSLIEAFELTLDISQDVELPECAASEETDSREQQEDGQQDDRQQEDGQTSPPVPESGSKWVVGAQCRAVWSEDGRAYPATVASLDGERCRVRFDGYGNEEDVELSALRSPDASLQTQRQNSQDWKPGSRCRAVYSEDGLVYPAVVLWVKGQRCGVRFDNYNNEEEQDVGSLLNPDELRGPSRAAAAKGSSRTSSVTSSEENQRERGAARRSAWRDDEHNSSWVKEKPSKVEKEEKKRGNQRRDGAEKPTDHSFSFFPPFPPPPESGSGGPVSFIPPPPPPPPLWTFGGKESGSSPAINATSSMLMLWYMCGFHTGSFMSQRGLWDELGRSSFLFHSALLHLFEYF, encoded by the exons ATGACAGCCATGGCGGAACTGGCGGGAAACACTGCTCTCCACGGCGCTGCGGAACCG GAGAAGCCCGAGGCCGTTGCAGACGAAACTTCTCTCATAGAAGCTTTTGAACTCACTTTGGACATTTCACAG gatgTTGAACTGCCAGAATGTGCAGCctcagaggagacagacagcagagagcagcaggaggacGGACAGCAGGACgacagacagcaggaggacGGACAGACGTCTCCACCTGTACCTGAATCCGGGTCAAAG tgGGTGGTGGGTGCTCAGTGTCGGGCGGTGTGGTCGGAGGACGGGCGGGCGTACCCGGCGACGGTGGCGTCTCTGGACGGAGAGCGCTGCAGAGTCCGTTTCGACGGCTACGGCAACGAGGAGGACGTGGAACTGAGCGCGCTCCGAAGTCCAGATGCTAGTctgcaaacacagagacagaactCCCAG gactgGAAACCTGGTTCTCGGTGTCGGGCCGTGTACTCGGAGGACGGTCTGGTTTATCCGGCTGTCGTTCtgtgggtcaaaggtcagcgcTGCGGCGTTCGCTTCGACAACTACAACAACGAGGAGGAGCAGGACGTCGGCAGCCTGCTGAACCCCGACGAGCTCCGCGGACCCAGCAGAGCCGCTGCAGCCAAG GGCAGCAGCCGGACGTCCAGTGTAACCAGCAGTGAGGAGAACCAGCGGGAGAGAGGAGCGGCGAGGAGGTCGGCGTGGAGAGATGATGAGCACAACTCCTCCTGG GTTAAAGAGAAACCCAGTAAAgtggagaaagaagagaagaagagaggaaaccAGCGGAGAGACGGAGCAGAGAAACCGACCGATCACAGCTTTTCATTCTTCCCTccgtttcctcctcctcctgagtcGGGCTCAGGG GGCCCTGTGTCcttcatccctcctcctcctcctcctcctcctctctggacGTTTGGTGGGAAAGAGTCCGGCAGCTCTCCGGCCATCAACGCCACCTCCAGCATGTTGATGCTCTGGTACATGTGTGGCTTCCACACCGGCAGCTTCATG AGCCAGAGAGGATTATGGGACGAGCTGGGACgatcctcttttctttttcacagtgcacttttacatttgtttgaatatttttaa
- the LOC122877855 gene encoding survival motor neuron protein-like isoform X1: MTAMAELAGNTALHGAAEPEKPEAVADETSLIEAFELTLDISQDVELPECAASEETDSREQQEDGQQDDRQQEDGQTSPPVPESGSKWVVGAQCRAVWSEDGRAYPATVASLDGERCRVRFDGYGNEEDVELSALRSPDASLQTQRQNSQDWKPGSRCRAVYSEDGLVYPAVVLWVKGQRCGVRFDNYNNEEEQDVGSLLNPDELRGPSRAAAAKGSSRTSSVTSSEENQRERGAARRSAWRDDEHNSSWQVKEKPSKVEKEEKKRGNQRRDGAEKPTDHSFSFFPPFPPPPESGSGGPVSFIPPPPPPPPLWTFGGKESGSSPAINATSSMLMLWYMCGFHTGSFMSQRGLWDELGRSSFLFHSALLHLFEYF; encoded by the exons ATGACAGCCATGGCGGAACTGGCGGGAAACACTGCTCTCCACGGCGCTGCGGAACCG GAGAAGCCCGAGGCCGTTGCAGACGAAACTTCTCTCATAGAAGCTTTTGAACTCACTTTGGACATTTCACAG gatgTTGAACTGCCAGAATGTGCAGCctcagaggagacagacagcagagagcagcaggaggacGGACAGCAGGACgacagacagcaggaggacGGACAGACGTCTCCACCTGTACCTGAATCCGGGTCAAAG tgGGTGGTGGGTGCTCAGTGTCGGGCGGTGTGGTCGGAGGACGGGCGGGCGTACCCGGCGACGGTGGCGTCTCTGGACGGAGAGCGCTGCAGAGTCCGTTTCGACGGCTACGGCAACGAGGAGGACGTGGAACTGAGCGCGCTCCGAAGTCCAGATGCTAGTctgcaaacacagagacagaactCCCAG gactgGAAACCTGGTTCTCGGTGTCGGGCCGTGTACTCGGAGGACGGTCTGGTTTATCCGGCTGTCGTTCtgtgggtcaaaggtcagcgcTGCGGCGTTCGCTTCGACAACTACAACAACGAGGAGGAGCAGGACGTCGGCAGCCTGCTGAACCCCGACGAGCTCCGCGGACCCAGCAGAGCCGCTGCAGCCAAG GGCAGCAGCCGGACGTCCAGTGTAACCAGCAGTGAGGAGAACCAGCGGGAGAGAGGAGCGGCGAGGAGGTCGGCGTGGAGAGATGATGAGCACAACTCCTCCTGG CAGGTTAAAGAGAAACCCAGTAAAgtggagaaagaagagaagaagagaggaaaccAGCGGAGAGACGGAGCAGAGAAACCGACCGATCACAGCTTTTCATTCTTCCCTccgtttcctcctcctcctgagtcGGGCTCAGGG GGCCCTGTGTCcttcatccctcctcctcctcctcctcctcctctctggacGTTTGGTGGGAAAGAGTCCGGCAGCTCTCCGGCCATCAACGCCACCTCCAGCATGTTGATGCTCTGGTACATGTGTGGCTTCCACACCGGCAGCTTCATG AGCCAGAGAGGATTATGGGACGAGCTGGGACgatcctcttttctttttcacagtgcacttttacatttgtttgaatatttttaa
- the LOC122877855 gene encoding survival motor neuron protein-like isoform X3, with protein sequence MTAMAELAGNTALHGAAEPEKPEAVADETSLIEAFELTLDISQDVELPECAASEETDSREQQEDGQQDDRQQEDGQTSPPVPESGSKWVVGAQCRAVWSEDGRAYPATVASLDGERCRVRFDGYGNEEDVELSALRSPDASLQTQRQNSQDWKPGSRCRAVYSEDGLVYPAVVLWVKGQRCGVRFDNYNNEEEQDVGSLLNPDELRGPSRAAAAKGSSRTSSVTSSEENQRERGAARRSAWRDDEHNSSWQVKEKPSKVEKEEKKRGNQRRDGAEKPTDHSFSFFPPFPPPPESGSGGPVSFIPPPPPPPPLWTFGGKESGSSPAINATSSMLMLWYMCGFHTGSFMAQQEFRSKD encoded by the exons ATGACAGCCATGGCGGAACTGGCGGGAAACACTGCTCTCCACGGCGCTGCGGAACCG GAGAAGCCCGAGGCCGTTGCAGACGAAACTTCTCTCATAGAAGCTTTTGAACTCACTTTGGACATTTCACAG gatgTTGAACTGCCAGAATGTGCAGCctcagaggagacagacagcagagagcagcaggaggacGGACAGCAGGACgacagacagcaggaggacGGACAGACGTCTCCACCTGTACCTGAATCCGGGTCAAAG tgGGTGGTGGGTGCTCAGTGTCGGGCGGTGTGGTCGGAGGACGGGCGGGCGTACCCGGCGACGGTGGCGTCTCTGGACGGAGAGCGCTGCAGAGTCCGTTTCGACGGCTACGGCAACGAGGAGGACGTGGAACTGAGCGCGCTCCGAAGTCCAGATGCTAGTctgcaaacacagagacagaactCCCAG gactgGAAACCTGGTTCTCGGTGTCGGGCCGTGTACTCGGAGGACGGTCTGGTTTATCCGGCTGTCGTTCtgtgggtcaaaggtcagcgcTGCGGCGTTCGCTTCGACAACTACAACAACGAGGAGGAGCAGGACGTCGGCAGCCTGCTGAACCCCGACGAGCTCCGCGGACCCAGCAGAGCCGCTGCAGCCAAG GGCAGCAGCCGGACGTCCAGTGTAACCAGCAGTGAGGAGAACCAGCGGGAGAGAGGAGCGGCGAGGAGGTCGGCGTGGAGAGATGATGAGCACAACTCCTCCTGG CAGGTTAAAGAGAAACCCAGTAAAgtggagaaagaagagaagaagagaggaaaccAGCGGAGAGACGGAGCAGAGAAACCGACCGATCACAGCTTTTCATTCTTCCCTccgtttcctcctcctcctgagtcGGGCTCAGGG GGCCCTGTGTCcttcatccctcctcctcctcctcctcctcctctctggacGTTTGGTGGGAAAGAGTCCGGCAGCTCTCCGGCCATCAACGCCACCTCCAGCATGTTGATGCTCTGGTACATGTGTGGCTTCCACACCGGCAGCTTCATG GCTCAGCAGGAGTTCAGGTCCAAAGACTGA
- the LOC122877856 gene encoding growth arrest and DNA damage-inducible protein GADD45 beta-like, which produces MTLEELVGSNSTEKRMETVSQALEELLVAAQRQDRLTVGVYESAKLMNVDPDSVVLCVLATDEEDEDDIALQIHFTLLQAFCCDNDINILRVSGMRRLAQLLEEDTEDSNGNEPRDLHCILVTNPPVQPLQCQALQSIGSFCDESRCRNQWVPCLELQDR; this is translated from the exons ATGACTCTGGAGGAGTTAGTTGGATCCAACAGCACCGAGAAAAG gatGGAGACGGTGAGTcaggctctggaggagctgctggtcgCGGCGCAGCGGCAGGACCGCCTCACGGTGGGAGTCTACGAGTCCGCCAAACTCATGAACGT AGACCCGGACAGCGTGGTCCTGTGCGTCCTCGCCACCGATGAGGAGGACGAAGACGACATCGCGCTGCAGATCCACTTCACGCTGCTGCAGGCTTTCTGCTGCGACAACGACATCAACATCCTGCGGGTGTCCGGCATGAGGCGGCTGGctcagctgctggaggaggacacCGAGGACAGCAACGGCAACGAGCCCCGGGACCTGCACTGCATCCTGGTCACG AACCCTCCGGTGCAGCCGCTGCAGTGCCAGGCCCTGCAGAGCATCGGCAGCTTCTGTGACGAGAGCCGCTGCAGGAACCAGTGGGTGCCCTGCCTGGAGCTGCAGGACCGCTGA